The proteins below come from a single Cololabis saira isolate AMF1-May2022 chromosome 2, fColSai1.1, whole genome shotgun sequence genomic window:
- the rs1a gene encoding retinoschisin 1a gives MALNVQHFLLALLLGADVFIRAHAQESGASEALSKTCKCDCEGQESPSTFPSFGSGSMVKGVDCMPECPYNKPLGFEAGSIDPEQITCSNQDQYTGWFSSWLPGRARLNGQGFGCAWLSKFQDNNQWLQIDLKEVVVVSGILTQGRCDAEEWITKYSVQYRTDEKLSWVYYKDQTGNNKVFYGNSDRSSSVQNLLRPPIVTRYIRILPLGWHTRIALRMELLMCMSRCM, from the exons ATGGCTCTCAACGTGCAGCATTTCCTGCTGGCTCTGCTTCTTGGAGCTGACG TGTTCATCCGGGCTCATGCTCAAGAG TCCGGTGCATCTGAGGCGTTGAGTAAGACCTGCAAATGTGACTGTGAAGGACAAGAGTCTCCAAGCACGTTTCCCTCCTTTGGCTCTGGGTCCATGGTGAAAGGAGTGGACTGCATGCCAG AATGTCCATACAACAAGCCTCTTGGCTTTGAGGCGGGATCCATAGATCCAGAGCAGATCACCTGCTCCAACCAGGACCAGTACACCGGCTGGTTCTCCTCCTGGCTCCCAGGCAGGGCCAGACTCAACGGCCAGGGCTTCGG GTGTGCCTGGCTGTCCAAGTTTCAGGACAACAATCAGTGGCTGCAGATTGACCTGaaggaggtggtggtggtgtcggGGATCCTCACACAGGGCCGCTGCGACGCTGAAGAGTGGATCACAAAGTACAGTGTTCAGTACCGCACAGACGAAAAACTCAGCTGGGTCTATTACAAGGACCAAACTGGAAACAACAAG GTGTTTTATGGAAACTCTGACCGCTCCTCGTCTGTCCAGAACCTCCTGCGGCCACCCATCGTGACGCGCTATATCCGCATCCTCCCCCTGGGATGGCACACGCGCATAGCTCTGCGCATGGAGTTGCTGATGTGCATGAGCAGATGCATGTGA